The following proteins come from a genomic window of Caloramator mitchellensis:
- a CDS encoding OPT family oligopeptide transporter yields the protein MSRNGLPEGAYGLKEGQKYIPYIPSDKVMPEFTVLSIVVGVLLSIVFGAANAYLGLKVGMTISASIPAAVISMAIVRVILKRKSILENNLVQTIASAGESLAAGAIFTLPALFLWGESPDALTMGLITFVGGALGVLFMIPIRRYLIVQEHGVLPYPEGVACAEVLVAGEEGGTGAKYIFIGGLIGLVYKFLGDGMKLFPTEIEWEIKGYEGAAIGGDVYPALLGVGFIIGPRISAYMLGGAILAWLAFIPMITFFGQYIAEPIFPAPAPIKELGYWGIWSRYIRYIGAGAVATGGIISLIKALPTIINSFKDAMKGFGAKAVGKIERTDSDLDVKWIIGGVLVLVVLMAVLPQIPVGPLGAILIAIFGFFFVTVSSRIVGLVGSSSNPVSGMTIATLLITTVILKAAGYSGQKGMIAALVIGAVICTSAAIAGDTSQDLKTGYLVGATPWKQQLGEIVGVLSSAVVIGFILIMLNQAYTFGSKELGAPQATLMKLVIEGIMNGNLPWNLVFMGVATSVMLELFGIPALPVAIGLYLPIHLSTPIMVGGIIRGIFDKKEKNENILKEKVEVGVLYSSGLIAGEGLMGVILAAFAYANVDLALKEMPLGQWGALIMFLLVAASLWFYVDNVGKNAVPKNKTVSK from the coding sequence ATGTCAAGAAATGGTTTACCGGAAGGAGCTTATGGCTTAAAGGAAGGACAGAAGTATATCCCTTACATTCCATCAGATAAGGTAATGCCAGAATTTACGGTGTTATCAATCGTGGTGGGTGTGCTCTTATCAATCGTGTTTGGTGCTGCAAACGCTTATCTTGGACTTAAGGTAGGTATGACTATATCAGCATCAATACCAGCTGCAGTTATTTCAATGGCTATTGTGAGAGTTATTTTAAAGAGAAAGTCAATTCTTGAAAACAACTTAGTTCAAACAATAGCATCAGCTGGTGAATCCCTTGCTGCAGGTGCAATATTTACACTTCCAGCTCTATTCTTATGGGGAGAAAGCCCAGATGCGCTTACTATGGGACTTATTACATTCGTAGGTGGTGCACTTGGAGTTCTTTTCATGATTCCTATTAGAAGATATTTAATAGTTCAAGAGCATGGTGTTTTGCCATATCCAGAAGGAGTTGCTTGTGCAGAAGTTTTAGTTGCTGGTGAAGAAGGCGGAACAGGAGCAAAGTATATATTCATTGGTGGTCTTATAGGACTTGTTTATAAGTTCTTAGGCGATGGAATGAAATTGTTCCCAACAGAAATTGAATGGGAAATCAAAGGTTATGAAGGTGCTGCAATCGGTGGAGACGTTTATCCAGCATTGCTTGGAGTTGGATTTATTATAGGACCAAGAATATCAGCTTATATGCTTGGCGGTGCAATACTTGCATGGCTTGCATTTATCCCGATGATAACATTCTTTGGTCAATATATTGCAGAACCAATATTCCCAGCTCCAGCTCCTATTAAGGAACTTGGATACTGGGGAATTTGGAGCAGATATATAAGATATATCGGTGCCGGTGCTGTTGCAACAGGCGGTATAATAAGCTTAATCAAGGCTCTTCCAACCATAATCAATTCATTCAAAGATGCGATGAAGGGATTTGGAGCTAAGGCTGTTGGTAAGATTGAAAGAACAGACAGCGACCTTGATGTTAAGTGGATTATAGGCGGTGTTTTAGTTCTTGTTGTGTTAATGGCAGTATTACCGCAAATCCCAGTTGGGCCTCTTGGAGCTATATTGATTGCTATATTTGGTTTCTTCTTTGTAACAGTATCATCAAGAATAGTTGGTCTTGTTGGAAGTTCATCAAACCCAGTTTCAGGTATGACAATTGCAACGCTCTTGATTACAACAGTTATATTAAAGGCTGCTGGATATTCGGGACAAAAGGGTATGATTGCAGCGCTTGTAATTGGAGCAGTTATCTGCACATCTGCAGCAATTGCCGGCGATACTTCACAGGACTTAAAGACAGGTTATCTTGTTGGTGCTACTCCATGGAAGCAGCAGCTCGGTGAAATAGTTGGTGTTCTTTCATCAGCAGTTGTAATTGGTTTTATTTTGATAATGTTAAATCAAGCGTATACATTTGGTTCAAAGGAACTTGGTGCTCCACAGGCTACATTGATGAAGCTTGTTATTGAAGGTATAATGAATGGAAACCTTCCATGGAATCTTGTATTCATGGGGGTTGCAACATCAGTTATGCTTGAACTATTTGGAATACCAGCTCTTCCAGTAGCAATAGGTCTATATCTACCAATCCATTTATCAACACCTATAATGGTTGGTGGAATTATAAGAGGAATATTTGACAAGAAGGAAAAGAACGAAAATATTTTAAAGGAAAAGGTTGAAGTTGGAGTTCTTTATTCATCAGGGCTTATTGCAGGCGAAGGATTAATGGGAGTTATCCTTGCTGCGTTCGCTTATGCTAATGTTGATTTAGCTTTAAAGGAAATGCCTCTTGGACAATGGGGTGCTCTGATTATGTTCTTGCTGGTTGCTGCATCACTTTGGTTCTATGTTGATAATGTAGGAAAGAATGCAGTTCCAAAAAATAAAACAGTAAGCAAGTAA
- a CDS encoding thiamine pyrophosphate-dependent enzyme produces the protein MPNLKELSNKKVRFTGGHRMCAGCGAPMVVNWILKALKDDERAVISNATGCLEVSSCLYPYTAWKDSWIHTAFENAAATGSGAEAAFKAMQRKGLVDGKYKFIAFGGDGGTYDIGLQSLSGAMERGHDMLYVCYDNGAYMNTGIQRSSATPMGADTTTSPAGKAKPGKEQFRKDLTEIMVAHNLPYVAQSVPVIPGTPYMFDLYNKAEKAFNTVGPKFMNVLTPCPRGWRCDTATELELMKLAVDTCFWPLYEVENGVYKINYIPKEKKPITEWLKPQGRFKHLFKPENEHIIQKIQEEVDRRWEKLLYLAGVK, from the coding sequence ATGCCAAATTTAAAGGAACTTTCTAATAAGAAGGTAAGATTTACTGGTGGACATAGAATGTGCGCGGGTTGCGGTGCACCAATGGTTGTTAACTGGATTTTAAAAGCACTAAAGGATGATGAAAGAGCAGTTATATCAAATGCAACAGGATGTCTTGAAGTTTCATCATGTCTTTATCCATATACAGCATGGAAGGATTCATGGATACACACAGCATTTGAAAATGCTGCAGCTACTGGCAGCGGTGCTGAAGCTGCTTTTAAGGCTATGCAAAGAAAAGGACTTGTTGATGGAAAGTATAAGTTTATAGCCTTCGGTGGAGACGGTGGAACATACGACATCGGTCTTCAATCACTTTCAGGTGCAATGGAAAGAGGTCATGATATGCTTTATGTATGCTACGACAACGGTGCATACATGAACACAGGTATTCAAAGGTCATCAGCAACTCCAATGGGTGCTGATACAACAACTTCACCTGCTGGAAAAGCAAAACCAGGAAAGGAACAATTCAGAAAGGATCTGACTGAAATAATGGTTGCGCATAACCTTCCTTATGTTGCTCAATCTGTTCCTGTTATTCCTGGAACACCTTATATGTTCGACCTTTACAACAAGGCTGAAAAAGCATTTAACACAGTTGGACCAAAATTCATGAACGTATTGACTCCATGTCCAAGAGGATGGAGATGCGATACTGCAACAGAACTTGAACTAATGAAGCTTGCAGTAGATACATGCTTCTGGCCACTTTACGAAGTTGAAAATGGAGTTTACAAGATAAACTACATTCCAAAGGAAAAGAAGCCAATAACTGAATGGCTAAAGCCACAAGGAAGATTTAAGCATCTATTTAAGCCAGAAAATGAACACATAATTCAAAAGATACAAGAAGAAGTAGATAGAAGATGGGAAAAACTTCTGTATCTTGCAGGAGTAAAATAA
- the porA gene encoding pyruvate ferredoxin oxidoreductase — MAKRVSLSGNEAVAYGMKQINPDVVAAFPITPSTEVPQYFSQFVANGEVDTEFVPVESEHSAMSACIGAAAAGGRVMTATASAGLALMWEMLYVGASMRLPMVLAVTNRALSGPINIHNDHSDTMGARDSGWIQLYGESAQEAYDNLMQAIRIGEHKDVQLPVMVCYDGFITSHAVENLEMLDDEDVKKFVGVKREAPFALLGQDPISMGPLDLPNHYFEHKRLQAEAMKNAKKVILEVAAEYEKLTGRKYSFFEEYKMEDAEAAIVVINSTAGTAKFVVDNLRAQGKKVGLIKIRVFRPFPAEEIAEALKNVKAVAVMDKADSFSAAGGPLFTEIRSAMYGKVDGKIITNYIYGLGGRDVRSENIEQVYSDLFKAIETGKYEIYNYLGVRE, encoded by the coding sequence ATGGCAAAGAGAGTTAGCTTAAGCGGTAATGAAGCAGTTGCATATGGTATGAAACAAATCAACCCAGATGTTGTTGCTGCGTTCCCTATAACACCATCTACAGAAGTTCCACAATACTTCTCACAGTTCGTTGCTAACGGCGAAGTAGACACAGAATTCGTTCCAGTTGAATCAGAACACAGTGCTATGTCAGCATGTATTGGTGCTGCAGCAGCAGGTGGAAGAGTTATGACAGCTACAGCATCAGCAGGTCTTGCACTTATGTGGGAAATGCTTTATGTTGGAGCTTCAATGAGACTACCAATGGTTCTTGCTGTTACAAACAGAGCACTTTCAGGACCAATAAATATACATAACGACCATTCAGACACAATGGGTGCAAGAGATTCAGGCTGGATTCAGCTTTATGGTGAATCAGCTCAAGAAGCTTATGATAATTTAATGCAGGCAATTAGAATAGGAGAACACAAGGATGTTCAACTCCCAGTTATGGTTTGCTACGATGGATTCATAACAAGCCATGCTGTTGAAAACCTTGAAATGCTTGATGATGAAGATGTTAAGAAGTTTGTAGGAGTAAAGAGAGAAGCACCATTTGCACTTCTTGGACAAGACCCAATATCAATGGGACCACTTGACCTGCCAAACCACTACTTCGAACATAAGAGACTTCAAGCAGAAGCTATGAAAAATGCAAAGAAGGTAATACTTGAAGTTGCTGCAGAATATGAAAAGTTAACTGGAAGAAAGTATAGCTTCTTTGAAGAATATAAGATGGAAGATGCAGAAGCTGCAATAGTTGTAATTAACTCAACTGCGGGAACTGCAAAGTTTGTTGTTGATAATTTAAGAGCACAAGGAAAGAAGGTTGGTCTTATAAAGATAAGAGTCTTCAGACCATTCCCAGCAGAAGAAATAGCAGAAGCTCTAAAGAATGTTAAGGCTGTTGCAGTAATGGATAAGGCCGACAGCTTCTCAGCAGCAGGTGGTCCATTATTTACTGAAATCAGAAGTGCTATGTATGGAAAAGTGGATGGAAAGATTATTACAAACTATATATATGGTCTTGGTGGAAGAGACGTAAGAAGCGAAAATATCGAACAGGTTTACTCAGACTTATTCAAGGCAATTGAAACAGGAAAATATGAAATCTACAACTACTTAGGAGTAAGAGAATAG